The following proteins come from a genomic window of Henningerozyma blattae CBS 6284 chromosome 4, complete genome:
- the MTC1 gene encoding DUF5427 domain-containing protein MTC1 (similar to Saccharomyces cerevisiae YJL123C; ancestral locus Anc_1.232): protein MVDKKSTDADDVFEFLDSLPQSGQNGDKSDSMKDSKDLGSSKAGSNTKKDEDILDFLDELEKSNLSLNKEKSEGSKVSKTKTENDDKIVKNDSSPAVIENSSSTSSTQMGKKDQNEDSLKKEELKQSDEEKEEEEEEADEPLGDPISTFSNWWSSSGSATVSSFWNKTTEQASQLKNHLSQEQQDFIAQSANRVKNINMNKVVDMNVVNSVVNKSKITELAKNLQKIVVGETEEVLRIHLVHDLVNYPNLQYIIHEKFNQILNEQVQGGIRIFVDEWGKPNSNSNLNLLNLANKNINNQLNNIANNININSLPPNFNVFHGKIIDGEKLAFANLDNAIELFNKAQKEIQNQQNEAKKEANEATATNDNDEDEDEQIANIIDIFISILPIAPSSSSAKMDDDKSTIITDTTHSGNFSFTIILKDISNDITSITRSQGFPLKWLKWIENSKDEEDNEKDSSKSENATLTQKTTENKETKGNDETDDEDEDDGVNPAEWVQNWVDDGINLAFGTAAQNYVLERMDF, encoded by the coding sequence ATGGTCGACAAAAAATCTACAGATGCAGATGAtgtatttgaattcttGGACTCTTTACCACAGAGTGGTCAAAACGGGGATAAATCAGATTCAATGAAGGATTCCAAAGATCTCGGTAGTTCTAAAGCTGGCTCTAATACTAAGAAAGATGAGGATATTTTAGATTTCTTAGATGAGCTAGAAAAGAGTAATCTATCTTTAAATAAGGAAAAATCTGAAGGCAGTAAAGtttcaaaaacaaaaacagaaaatgaCGACAAGATAGTGAAAAATGATAGTTCACCAGCtgttattgaaaattcGTCATCTACTTCTAGCACACAGATGGGAAAAAAAGACCAAAATGAAGATTCCTTAAAGAAGGAGGAATTAAAACAAAGTGATGAAgagaaagaagaagaagaagaagaagctgATGAACCATTAGGTGATCCAATCTCAACCTTTTCTAACTGGTGGTCTTCTTCTGGGTCTGCTACAGTTTCTTCATTTTGGAATAAAACTACAGAACAAGCCtctcaattgaaaaacCATCTTTCACAAGAACAGCAAGATTTCATTGCACAATCAGCCAACCGTgtaaagaatattaatatgaataaaGTTGTTGATATGAATGTGGTTAATAGTGTTGTTAATAAATCCAAAATTACTGAGTTGGCAAAGAACCTACaaaaaattgttgttgGTGAAACTGAAGAAGTGTTAAGAATTCATTTAGTCCATGACTTAGTGAACTATCCAAACCTACAATATATCATtcatgaaaaatttaaccAAATTTTGAACGAACAGGTTCAAGGTGGTATTAGAATCTTTGTTGATGAATGGGGGAAaccaaattcaaattcaaacttAAATTTGTTGAATTTAGCCAACAAAAACATtaataatcaattgaacaatatagcaaataatattaatatcaattcCTTGCCACCTAATTTTAATGTATTCCATGGGAAGATAATTGATGGTGAAAAATTAGCCTTTGCTAACTTAGACAAtgcaattgaattatttaacaaaGCACAAAAGGAAATTCAAAACCAACAAAATGAAGCTAAGAAAGAAGCTAACGAGGCTACCGCTACTAATGATAACGACGAGGATGAAGATGAACAAATCGCtaatataattgatattttcatttctatACTGCCTATTGCTCCAAGTTCTTCCAGTGCCAAGATGGATGACGATAAATCTACAATCATTACAGATACTACTCATTCTGGAAACTTTAgttttactattattttaaaggATATTTCCAATGATATTACAAGCATAACAAGATCTCAAGGATTCCCATTGAAATGGTTGAAATGGATCGAAAACTcaaaagatgaagaagataatgaaaagGATTCTTCCAAATCAGAAAATGCTACCTTAACACAAAAAACAACTGAAAATAAGGAGACCAAAGGAAATGATGAAACTGACGATGAAGATGAGGATGATGGCGTTAATCCTGCTGAATGGGTACAAAACTGGGTGGATGACGGTATTAATTTGGCATTCGGTACTGCTGCCCAGAACTATGTTCTGGAAAGAATGGATTTCTAa
- the LSM1 gene encoding Lsm1p (similar to Saccharomyces cerevisiae LSM1 (YJL124C); ancestral locus Anc_1.230), with amino-acid sequence MANDSKSKKITEGEADLYLDQYNFTTTAAIVGSVDRKVFVLLRDGRMLFGVLRTFDQYANLILQHCVERIYLTKENQYSEESRGVFMIRGENVVMLGEVDIDKEDAPLENMEFIPWRDAQKIREAQNENRFKLEVKKGRELARYGLIHEFHKSDMY; translated from the coding sequence aTGGCTAACGACTCAAAGTCTAAGAAAATTACAGAAGGTGAAGCCGATTTATATTTAGACCAATATAATTTCACTACCACTGCTGCTATTGTAGGTTCTGTGGATCGTAaagtatttgtattattgcGTGATGGTCGTATGCTTTTTGGGGTCCTAAGAACTTTTGATCAATACGCTAATTTAATACTACAACATTGTGTGGAGAGAATATATCTAACCAaagaaaatcaatattCTGAAGAAAGCCGTGGTGTATTCATGATCAGAGGTGAAAATGTAGTCATGTTAGGTGAAGTAGATATCGATAAAGAAGATGCACCTTTAGAAAATATGGAATTTATACCTTGGAGAGATGCCCAAAAGATTAGAGAAGCTCAAAATGAGAATAGGTTTAAATTAGAAGTGAAAAAAGGTAGAGAATTGGCAAGATATGGTTTGATCCACGAATTTCATAAGTCTGATATGTATTGA
- the TBLA0D05590 gene encoding uncharacterized protein (similar to Saccharomyces cerevisiae YKR045C; ancestral locus Anc_1.237) — MRLPSWFRNKLNKNQESLQKSPSLSPSPLQQQKQQQRPSQQRQHSSTRITRTRSRTRTATAASHSRSRSGTRSRTRTRSLTASSTAVGSLSAAVGPLTAIPLPNYSNIQLPLSLPLPFPMESASSATTNVYVCNNSNNVSPYHDETRSMTSMMGLASIQSSNEENLATIPLTSVDQLIISNFNNDNTNNIDDIEDDEEDASISISSIAGLNNNTLHTMNTTVTISENNKFQIRSLKSHHNTIHTGGGTSIKTSRSLNNRSVNTNTNASTNNTSSVATTCLSSTFSSDLYSLQSTRPTLFSNFTYDTINNDASIITIAGQSIIERGRNANNYTASIGGGGGGNSSSLGTPSRVYRNNSITSSIATLRS; from the coding sequence ATGAGACTTCCCTCATGGTTTAGGaacaaattgaataaaaacCAAGAATCATTACAAAAATCCCCATCTTTATCACCGTCACCattacaacaacaaaaacaaCAGCAACGGCCATCACAACAACGACAACATAGTTCTACAAGAATTACAAGGACGAGATCAAGGACAAGAACTGCTACTGCAGCAAGCCATTCAAGATCTAGATCAGGAACAAGGTCACGAACGAGAACAAGATCATTAACAGCTTCTTCAACGGCTGTAGGCTCGTTATCTGCAGCTGTTGGACCTTTAACAGCCATTCCATTACCTAACTATTCAAATATACAGTTACCTCTATCATTACCATTACCATTCCCGATGGAATCCGCCTCATCAGCCACCACCAATGTCTACGTTTGTAATAACTCAAATAACGTAAGTCCATATCATGATGAAACTAGATCGATGACATCAATGATGGGCTTAGCATCAATACAATCttcaaatgaagaaaatctGGCAACAATTCCTTTGACGTCGGTTGATCAACTAataatttccaattttaataacgataataccaataatattgatgatatagaagatgatgaagaagatgcttcaatatcaataagTTCAATTGCAggtttaaataataataccttACATACAATGAACACTACTGTAACAATatcagaaaataataaatttcaaattcgaAGTTTAAAAAGTCATCATAATACGATACATACAGGCGGGGGAACAAGTATTAAAACAAGCCGTTCGCTAAATAATAGATCCGTAAACACAAATACGAATGCATCTACAAATAATACCAGTTCGGTTGCGACAACCTGCTTATCATCTACTTTTAGCAGCGATCTTTATTCGTTACAATCAACAAGGCCTACTctcttttctaattttacTTATGatacaataaataatgatgcAAGTATTATTACAATCGCAGGCCAGTCAATAATTGAACGTGGAAGAAATGCAAATAATTATACAGCATCAATTGGTGGTGGGGGTGGAGGTAATAGTAGCTCCCTTGGTACTCCAAGTAGAGTTTATAGAAACAATAGCATTACTAGCAGTATAGCAACTTTACGATCGTGA
- the GCD14 gene encoding tRNA 1-methyladenosine methyltransferase subunit GCD14 (similar to Saccharomyces cerevisiae GCD14 (YJL125C); ancestral locus Anc_1.229), which translates to MSYFGEFKDLIQEGDLALVWISRDNIKPITVDSKEFFNTRYGSFPHRDMIGKPYGSQIAIRTKGSNKFAFIHVLQPTPELWTLSLPHRTQIVYTPDSSYIMERLNCGPNSNVIEAGTGSGSFSHAFARNVKHLYSFEFHEARYNQAKEEFEKHGLINIENNVTITHRDVCESGFTIKKGDVTSNQFKDDEEYVNLEANAIFLDLPAPWEALPHLDTVISKDESVGLCCFSPCIEQVDKTIEAMEKNGWINIQMVEIQSKQYESRRQMIRTLDDALERLRDIKSHKLEGVARRKREFENMINEEKKLDTNANKIDKKDISTQTEKPTSKKAQNNRPIIAKTKFNPFGKGSRVREGDTNFQWKQVSKVETEIKSHTSYLTFAFKTITNTRDEELFQKELEFTTSKPSSHKK; encoded by the coding sequence ATGTCATATTTTGGggaatttaaagatttaataCAAGAAGGTGACCTAGCGTTAGTTTGGATCTCTAgagataatattaaaccTATCACTGTTGATTccaaagaatttttcaatactaGATATGGCTCCTTTCCTCATAGAGATATGATTGGCAAGCCATATGGTTCTCAAATTGCTATTAGAACTAAGGGTAGTAATAAATTTGCATTTATTCATGTTTTACAACCTACTCCAGAACTATGGACATTGTCGTTACCTCACAGAACTCAGATTGTTTATACACCAGATTCTTCATATATCATGGAAAGATTGAATTGTGGACCTAATTCAAATGTTATTGAAGCAGGTACTGGTTCAGGGTCATTTTCTCATGCATTTGCAAGAAATGTCAAACATCTTTATAGTTTTGAATTCCATGAGGCAAGATATAATCAAGccaaagaagaatttgaaaagcATGGCCTAATTAATATTGAGAATAATGTAACTATCACTCACAGAGATGTCTGTGAAAGTGGATTTACCATAAAAAAAGGTGATGTTACTTCAAACCAGTTTAAAGATGACGAAGAATACGTCAATTTGGAGGCAAATGCCATCTTCTTAGATCTTCCAGCTCCTTGGGAAGCCTTACCTCATTTAGACACTGTTATTAGTAAAGATGAAAGCGTTGGATTATGTTGTTTCTCTCCATGTATCGAGCAAGTAGATAAGACTATTGAAgcaatggaaaaaaatggtTGGATAAACATTCAAATGGTAGAAATACAGTCAAAACAATATGAAAGTAGAAGACAAATGATTAGAACATTGGATGATGCTTTAGAAAGATTAAGAGATATTAAGAGCCACAAGTTAGAAGGTGTTgctagaagaaaaagagagTTTGAAAATATGATTAATGAGGAGAAAAAACTCGATACAAATGCTAACAAAATCGATAAGAAGGACATTTCAACTCAAACAGAAAAGCCAACCTCTAAGAAAGCACAAAATAATAGGCCTATAATTGCCAAGACTAAATTTAATCCATTTGGCAAAGGCTCTAGAGTAAGAGAAGGGGATACTAATTTCCAATGGAAACAAGTCAGTAAAGTTGAAACGGAGATCAAATCTCATACGTCTTATTTAACTTTTGCATTTAAAACGATAACCAATACTAGAGATGAAGAACTTTTCCAAAAGGAGTTGGAATTTACTACCTCTAAGCCATCCTCccataaaaaataa
- the ALB1 gene encoding Alb1p (similar to Saccharomyces cerevisiae ALB1 (YJL122W); ancestral locus Anc_1.233), which produces MPSKNSVNRRKYTTTTARKQRKNASKRLEKERLGLIKPARSARDAKFDLKKSVPLDLYFNGKDSDNNQGVMTTKSLSKKRTKKIERMLNYVKQRKDRESRTEDGDEDMDVDQTKRQRPTKETSFGRMKNLLWDVVVDQNGAEVMSFNVTPTGDGTTLGGPFFP; this is translated from the coding sequence ATGCCTAGTAAGAACTCTGTCAACCGTAGAAAATACACTACAACAACAGCCCGTAAGCAACGTAAGAATGCCAGCAAACGTTTGGAGAAAGAGCGTCTAGGTCTTATCAAGCCAGCACGTTCTGCCAGGGATGCCAAGTTTGACTTGAAAAAATCTGTTCCTCtagatttatattttaatgggAAGGATTCAGATAATAATCAAGGTGTTATGACTACCAAATCACTatccaaaaaaagaacCAAGAAGATCGAAAGAATGTTAAACTATGTCAAACAACGTAAAGATCGTGAGAGTCGTACAGAAGATGGTGATGAAGATATGGACGTTGACCAAACCAAACGTCAAAGACCAACTAAGGAAACTTCTTTCGGCCGtatgaagaatttattatgGGACGTTGTGGTAGACCAGAATGGTGCAGAAGTAATGTCCTTTAATGTAACTCCAACTGGGGATGGTACAACTTTAGGTGGCCCCTTTTTCCCTTAG
- the MDV1 gene encoding Mdv1p (similar to Saccharomyces cerevisiae MDV1 (YJL112W) and CAF4 (YKR036C); ancestral locus Anc_1.247), giving the protein MTEFKEEESGNSTVTHSKYTVGVSNYLLNPFSIDHNRFLSHIIRMFISFFVKYDYKKLIKNENKIDLITIPSYLFNNDSNNQSLLKLDDLTEKKLDEKIASLYQGFISSVNTIDYSIEKSHTQLLESVNNTNSIEYLNDIQLKNSEDLLYFNTINNSLETEILQLQSKINELQAKKKSLLTSLSVSKTVHLKLSNLQKLILDRKDFIVKFNLSPETPTKSTRSTTNNSSPNIQDQLFIPSQPGTHLLKIPSTSNSPISYLDFNNPFGILVSTNRFNHNIDVYDLNAKHAITTLKSHKSSLTALQLDDHLIVSGSKDATVKLWDTKSLADTTNSNINSPLLHTFSSHKDEITAISLFQSSLITTSLDKTIRHWDLNTNKNIQTIPLPSPVSVYTSPIINTLQCFDAALATGSRDGIVRLWDLRIGKIVRSFEKHNDEITGLKFNNKQLVSTSLDNSIKIWDLGTGKIIDMFGYDHSIISMNFANDKIVCALRDQKSFQIYDWKLSKNWQCPPLQQMEDSNQIINDTKDDESNNNLEDETEEEQFEQIDTPPHNTNSATSESDSSDCRFVALRSNVVMEGRSDGVINAWSI; this is encoded by the coding sequence ATGACAGAGTTCAAGGAAGAAGAAAGTGGCAATTCCACTGTCACACATTCGAAGTATACAGTTGGTGTCAGCAATTATTTGCTGAACCCTTTTTCCATCGATCACAATAGGTTTCTATCCCATATTATTAGGATgtttatatcttttttcgtgaaatatgattataagaaattgatcaagaatgaaaataaaattgatttgattACTATACCTTCATatcttttcaataatgattctaataatcaatctttattgaaattggaTGATTTAACTGAAAAGAAGCTCGATGAAAAAATAGCATCGTTATACCAGGGGTTTATCTCTTCTGTTAACACTATAGATTATTCCATAGAGAAATCTCATACTCAATTACTAGAGTCagtaaataatacaaattctATTGagtatttaaatgatattcaattgaaaaattccgaggatttattatatttcaatacaattaataattcattagaaaCAGAGATTTTACAGTTACAATCTAAGATCAATGAGTTGCAGGCcaagaaaaaatctttattgACATCTTTATCGGTCTCAAAGACAGttcatttgaaattaagTAATTTACAAAAGTTGATTCTAGATAGGAAAGATTTTATCGTCAAATTTAATCTTTCACCAGAAACTCCTACCAAATCTACTCGTTCCACcacaaataattcatcacCTAATATACAAGATCAATTATTCATCCCATCCCAACCTGGGACTCATTTACTCAAGATTCCCTCCACAAGTAATTCTCCAATCTCATATTTGGATTTCAATAATCCATTTGGTATACTAGTCTCTACAAATAGATTTAACCATAATATTGATGTTTATGATTTAAATGCAAAGCATGCTATAACTACTTTGAAGTCACATAAATCTTCTTTGACTGCATTACAATTGGATGATCATTTAATAGTCTCTGGTTCTAAAGATGCCACTGTCAAATTATGGGATACTAAATCTCTCGCTGATACtacaaattctaatataaaTTCACCATTATTGCATACTTTTAGTTCAcataaagatgaaattacagctatttcattattccaatcatcattaataaCAACTTCTCTGGATAAGACAATAAGACATTGGGATTTgaatactaataaaaatattcaaactATTCCATTACCATCTCCAGTTTCAGTGTATACTTCtccaattattaatactttACAATGTTTTGATGCAGCTTTGGCTACTGGTTCAAGAGATGGAATTGTCAGATTATGGGATTTAAGAATTGGTAAAATCGTTCGTTCTTTTGAAAAGcataatgatgaaattacaggtttgaaatttaataataagcAATTGGTTTCGACATCTTTAGATAATTCGATTAAAATATGGGATCTTGGAACAGGTAAGATCATTGATATGTTTGGTTATGATCATTCAATCATATCGATGAATTTTgctaatgataaaattgttTGTGCCCTAAGGGATCAAAAAAGTTTCCAAATTTATGATTGgaaattatctaaaaattGGCAATGTCCTCCACTACAACAAATGGAAGattcaaatcaaataataaatgatacAAAGGATGACgaaagtaataataatcttgaAGATGAAACAGAAGAAGAGCAATTCGAACAAATAGATACCCCTCCACATAATACTAATTCAGCTACTTCAGAGTCTGATAGTTCTGATTGTAGATTTGTAGCGTTAAGAAGTAATGTTGTTATGGAAGGTAGGAGTGATGGGGTTATAAACGCTTGGAGTATTTAA
- the TBLA0D05570 gene encoding SUN domain-containing protein (similar to Saccharomyces cerevisiae NCA3 (YJL116C) and UTH1 (YKR042W); ancestral locus Anc_1.241) produces MKLSNVVLGSISLASLSTAAPLESTNHHLHREVQAKDVVRVTVTRVVQKGLTATATLDGNNNPIITKTTTKVVNGRQSGTSKTTTLVGDEGSNVNVYGSSDDSNDDNAKVTSASKQSTKPEATTVTKKPSSKATSTKAIATSTAASSSQTASSEDDESEESTSDASSFEDGKIKCSEFIGNIPNVVSLPQLPFGGWASFSDNNGHTVTECAPGNYCSYACAPGYSPSQWADYDLQPSSGSTLGGLICKSDGYLYRSRPSASELCVRDESTAFAKSSLGKSVAMCRTDYPGSENMAVPTILNGGDSNIPISVVNEDTFFHWLGKSTSAQYYLNNAGVSQADGCIWGNEADSTGNWSPLILGAGKTGSISYISLSVNPNNNKGANYNVKIQPRDGADVHGTCVYEDGKFTDGSDGCTVAVMSGVVDIVFS; encoded by the coding sequence ATGAAATTATCAAACGTCGTTTTAGGTTCTATTTCACTCGCTTCTCTATCTACTGCCGCTCCTTTAGAATCCACTAACCACCATTTACATAGAGAAGTTCAAGCCAAAGATGTTGTAAGGGTTACTGTCACAAGAGTAGTCCAAAAGGGTCTAACAGCTACTGCCACTTTGgatggtaataataatccaatCATTACAAAGACTACTACAAAGGTAGTAAACGGTAGACAAAGTGGGACTTCAAAAACCACTACTTTGGTCGGTGATGAAGGCTCCAATGTCAACGTCTATGGATCTTCAGATGATAgcaatgatgataatgctAAAGTAACTTCTGCCAGTAAGCAATCAACTAAACCTGAAGCTACCACTGTTACAAAGAAGCCATCTTCAAAAGCTACTTCTACAAAAGCTATTGCAACTTCTACTGCTGCTTCTTCTTCACAAACAGCTTCTtcagaagatgatgaatctGAAGAATCCACTAGTGATGCATCCTCTTTTGAGGAtggtaaaattaaatgttcTGAATTTATCGGTAATATTCCAAACGTTGTATCATTGCCACAATTGCCTTTCGGTGGTTGGGCTTCCTTCAGTGATAACAATGGTCATACTGTTACAGAGTGTGCCCCAGGTAATTATTGTTCCTATGCATGTGCTCCGGGTTACTCTCCATCTCAATGGGCTGATTATGATTTACAACCATCCTCTGGTTCTACTTTAGGTGGGTTAATCTGTAAATCAGATGGGTACCTATACAGATCTCGTCCTTCAGCTTCTGAATTATGTGTCAGAGATGAATCCACTGCTTTTGCCAAGAGTTCTTTGGGCAAATCTGTTGCCATGTGTAGAACTGACTACCCAGGTTCTGAAAATATGGCAGTTCCAACTATATTAAATGGTGGTGATTCAAATATCCCAATTAGTGTTGTAAATGAAGACACTTTCTTCCATTGGTTAGGTAAATCCACTTCAgctcaatattatttgaataacGCTGGAGTTTCTCAAGCTGATGGTTGTATTTGGGGTAACGAAGCCGACTCTACCGGTAATTGGTCTCCTTTAATCTTAGGTGCTGGTAAGACTGGCTCTATCTCATACATTTCATTAAGTGttaatccaaataataataaaggtGCTAACTATAACGTTAAAATCCAACCTCGTGATGGTGCAGATGTTCATGGTACTTGTGTCTACGAAGATGGGAAGTTTACTGACGGATCTGATGGTTGTACTGTCGCTGTTATGAGCGGTGTCGTCGACATTGTCTTTTCTTaa
- the TBLA0D05580 gene encoding legume-like lectin family protein (similar to Saccharomyces cerevisiae UIP5 (YKR044W); ancestral locus Anc_1.239) — protein sequence MRSKQLNILLTIIISTLFLLFQIVSPFFKSSTNEIPFNFTSSISRVYNLDASIASPFNLERLNKFWFYKGDLSIVNDGSILQLTNQARPDKSSILLSNGLGDNIINDFEIISTFSLLGTDGTPETPGSKPMGDGMVFFITPDNSFMTLKRDEDIDEYTKRTGILARDTTLMGIPKNLPGLAIVLDTHKNSLVNNNDDIPFIDLLVNVNPNKQEYDSESDGSKTTAVRLNSEHIKLNKSILFGQEFKLRIIYMESISFLKIDIQYGNKNNYWIELYQTHESIFIPKNMKTYQRFIGIAASTSDVTETVNLVSIQTNEFHYFNEEDERDPHSRFKKDMQLFLLKEFGDQIHLEMNDFKRQKMIESQPNYDIQLHLQNISKSRKSNSFSFSKFLLIITPIFIILYFGSVYIRVSMKHVSRVKHFSAKNGMLPM from the coding sequence ATGAGATCAAagcaattaaatatattacttactatcattatttctacgttatttttattgttcCAAATCGTATCCCCTTTTTTTAAGAGCTCAACAAATGAAATCccatttaattttacatCATCAATTTCTCGAGTTTATAATTTAGATGCTTCTATAGCTTCACCTTTCAATCTTGAAcgattaaataaattttggtTCTATAAAGGTGATTTGAGCATTGTTAATGATGGTTCTATTTTACAACTAACAAATCAAGCTCGTCCTGATAAATCTTCTATCTTATTATCCAATGGGTTAGgtgataatataattaatgatttcGAAATTATTTCTACTTTTTCTTTACTTGGAACTGATGGTACACCAGAAACACCAGGTTCTAAACCAATGGGTGATGGGATGGTTTTCTTTATTACTCCTGATAATAGCTTTATGACTTTAAAAAGAGATGAAGATATAGATGAATATACCAAACGAACTGGAATATTGGCCAGAGATACTACTTTAATGGGGATTCCCAAAAACTTGCCAGGCTTGGCGATTGTTTTAGATACacataaaaattcattggtaaataataatgacgATATACCAttcattgatttattaGTAAATGTTAACCCAAATAAACAAGAATATGATTCTGAATCTGATGGTTCCAAAACAACTGCAGTAAGATTAAATAGTGAACATATCAAATTGAACAAAAGTATTCTTTTTGGTCAAGAGTTTAAATTAAGAATCATATATATGGAAAGTATATCTTTCTTAAAGATTGATATTCAATATGGTAACAAAAATAACTATTGGATTGAATTATATCAAACTCATGAAAGTATATTTATaccaaaaaatatgaaaactTATCAAAGATTCATTGGTATCGCAGCATCAACTAGCGATGTTACAGAAACAGTTAATTTAGTATCAATTCAAACAAAcgaatttcattattttaatgAGGAAGATGAAAGGGATCCTCATTCGAGATTCAAGAAAGATATGCAATTGTTTTTGTTAAAGGAATTTGGCGATCAAATTCATTTGGAAATGAATGACTttaaaagacaaaaaatgATTGAATCTCAACCAAACTATGATATTCAGCTCCATTTGCAAAATATCTCGAAATCTAGGAAATCgaattcattttcattctctaaatttcttttaattataacaccaatttttattattctttatttcGGTTCGGTTTATATTAGAGTATCGATGAAACATGTTAGTCGTGTGAAACATTTCTCGGCTAAAAATGGTATGCTACCTATGTAA